From the genome of Streptomyces sp. NBC_00523:
CGGCGTGCCGCGCCCGGCGCGCTCCGTGCGTCTAACTGAGAGGTTGTCACTGGAGGCCCCCCACAAGAGAATTAGTGAACGGCTCCGTTCACTGTTCCGTCAACGTTACTGAGTCCCCTCCAAGGAACGCAAGCGTTCACTGGGTCTTCGTTGTCGGATATTTCCGGAGCCTTCGACTCCGGTCGGGAACTGCTCGATCCCGGGCCGCCCCTTCCGCTTCCGTGTCTGTCCGGACTCGATTCCGGGAGATTCGCGGAGGCGAACCGAACCTGTTCGATGGAGAGAAGCACATGGTCACTTCGCGATCGGCCGCCGCCGCTCGGCAGCCGGTGGTGTCCCTGCGCCGACGGGGATCCGTGCTGGAGCGCGCGATCCTCGAAGCGGCGCTGGAAGCGCTGAGCACGGTGGGCTGGAACGGCCTGACGATGGAAGGCGTGGCCGCCGGAGCCCAGACGGGCAAGGCTGCGATCTACCGGCGCTGGTCCTCCAAGGAGGAGCTGGTGGCCGAGGCGCTGCGCAGCGCGATGCCGGTCCCGGGTGTAGCCCCGGACTCGGGCAACATCCGCGACGACCTCTACCAGCTGTGCCGGGGCATGCGCGACGCGATGCTGTCCACCTCCGGCTCGGCCCTGCGCTCGGTGATTCACGAATGCGACGCGGGCACGGCGGAACGCTTCCAGTCGGTGATCCTCGACGGAGTGATCCGGCCGTCCACCGACCTCATCAGGGAAGTGGTGAGCCGAGGTGTCGAGCGGGGCGAGGTCCGCCCAGGGGCCATGCGGGAACTGGCCTTCGACGTCATTCCCGCGATGATGATGTACCGCACCAAGGTGTGCGGCAGCGAGTGGGACGACGCGGAGATCGCGGCGCTCATCGATCAGGTCGCCGTGCCGTTCTTCCGTTCAGAACCTCACTGAAGGTCCCGCCCGGAGCCGTGTGTCGCGCGCTGTCCGGCGCGCGACCGCCGGTGCGAGCCCGGGAGGGGCGCCCCGGGGTGTTCCTGGCGTCCCCTTCGGCGTACGCTGACAGACGCCATGCCGTACGAACCACCCACGCACACCGTCGAGCGCTCACTGCGCGCCACCACCGGTGCCAAGATCATCGCCGGTGTCGACGAGGTCGGACGCGGAGCGTGGGCGGGACCTGTCACGGTGTGCGCCGCGGTCACCGGTCTCCGCAGGCCCCCCGCCGGACTCACCGACTCCAAGCTGATCAGCCCCAAGCGCCGTGCGGAACTCGCTCCGCTGCTGGAAAGCTGGGTCACCGCCTACGCCCTCGGTGACGCCTCCCCCCAGGAGATCGACGCCCTGGGCATGACCGCCGCGCTCCGGCTCGCGGCCGTACGCGCCCTGGAGGCCCTGCCGGTCCGCCCCGACGCGGTGATCCTGGACGGCAAGCACGACTACCTGGGCAGCCCCTGGCAGGTCCGTACCGTCATCAAGGGCGACCAGTCCTGCGTCGCGGTGGCCGCGGCCTCGGTGATCGCGAAGGTCCGCCGGGACACCATGATGGCCGAACTCGGCGCACAGAGCGGCGAGTACGCGGACTTCGGGTTCGAAGCCAACGCCGGCTATCCGTCCCCCGTACACAGGGCCGCACTCGAGGAGCGTGGGCCCACCGCCCACCACCGTCTCTCGTGGTCCTACCTTGACGCGCTGCCCCGGTGGCAGCACCTGAAGAAGATCCGTTTCTCCGCCGAGGCGGCCGCACTGGAAAGCGGGGGCCAGCTCGGCTTCGACTTCTGATCGCGCATATGTGCCCACCCGCCGATGCCCGCTGCATCGGCGTTTGATAGACAACCACCCATGCCTCTCATCCCCGAGGAGCCTCAGATTCACGAGAGCGCCCAGGGTCCCCGCGCCACCCCGGCCACCGGCCGCGCCGCGTCGACCCCTCGTCCCGTACCCGGTCCGCGTACAGCGGCCATGCCGCGCCCCGGTCGCCCGGTGCCCGGCCCGCGGCCTGTGCCCCCGGCACAGCGCCAGCATTCCACCTCCGGCAAGCCCCAGGCGGCTCCGTCGGAGAATCGTTCCGCACCGCAGCTCCAGGTCATCCCCGCATCGGCCGAGGGGGCGCTCGAAGCCGCCGACGAGGCGGTGGATCTGCTGCTC
Proteins encoded in this window:
- a CDS encoding TetR/AcrR family transcriptional regulator, producing MVTSRSAAAARQPVVSLRRRGSVLERAILEAALEALSTVGWNGLTMEGVAAGAQTGKAAIYRRWSSKEELVAEALRSAMPVPGVAPDSGNIRDDLYQLCRGMRDAMLSTSGSALRSVIHECDAGTAERFQSVILDGVIRPSTDLIREVVSRGVERGEVRPGAMRELAFDVIPAMMMYRTKVCGSEWDDAEIAALIDQVAVPFFRSEPH
- a CDS encoding ribonuclease HII, producing the protein MPYEPPTHTVERSLRATTGAKIIAGVDEVGRGAWAGPVTVCAAVTGLRRPPAGLTDSKLISPKRRAELAPLLESWVTAYALGDASPQEIDALGMTAALRLAAVRALEALPVRPDAVILDGKHDYLGSPWQVRTVIKGDQSCVAVAAASVIAKVRRDTMMAELGAQSGEYADFGFEANAGYPSPVHRAALEERGPTAHHRLSWSYLDALPRWQHLKKIRFSAEAAALESGGQLGFDF